The nucleotide sequence AGCAAAATCACTGATTGAGTCCGTGGAAAACACAGAGAAAGAATTCCAGAGATCTGTAATAAAAAATAAGGATTTGGCAGAAGATCTTTCCTTACTGCATGGGATCTGGATGTCTTCTTCTATCTCTAAATTAGAAAATCAGATCTCTTCTCAAGAATTATTCACTCAGAAAACAGAAAACGATAAGATCGAAACAGAAATAGAAGGTGTAGCGAGAGAAAGAATAGAGACCATCCGGGCGGATTTGAAATCCCAAGAAGATTATACTTTAATGCACCAATTCGAAAAGGTGGAGACCGCAGAGGAGTTCCAAGGAAATTGGCGGGACTTTGACGGATCTGATACTTTATCGGAACAAGAAGAAGCCATCCGAGAACTGGATCTTAGGCATACGGCCCGTTCTAACGAACCCACACATTCCGTTTTTAGGACTGATCTTTTCTCGGGACTATTTGCAGGAGAAGTGGAGAATGGTCGCTCTGAAGAAAATCCGATCTCTTACGATGAATGGGACTTTAAAAAAAGGAAATATAGAAAAGATCATTGTAAGGTATTTCATAAAAAATTCCCGGATGGGAACCGCGGCTTTGCACAAAAAATTTTCCAAGAGAATCACAGCACATTAAATTCGCTTCGTTCCAGAATGAATCGATTCTATAATCTCAAAACTTCTCTAAAAAGACAACCTTACGGAGAGGATTTGGATCTGGATGCCGCTCTCCAATATTTTTCGGATCTGTCTTGTGGACAGACCCCTAGTGAAAATGTATATTTATCGGATAGAAAAAGACTGAGAGAAGTTTCTATACTTCTACTTGCGGATATGAGTTTATCCACGGATTCTTATGTGACTAACCAAAGGATCTTGGATGTGGAAAAGACTTCTTTGGTATTATTCGGACAGATCTGCTCCGAATTCGGGGACCGTTTTAGAATAGATTCGTTTTATTCCAATACCAGAAATCATTGCGATTATTCTAATATAAAGAGTTTTGATGAACCTTGGGAGAGATCCAGAGAAAGGATCGGGCTTATGGAAGCCAAAGGTTATACCAGGATTGGACTTGCAATACGACATTCACTCTCATTGATCCAAACGGAAAAAACCCAAAAACGTTGGATCCTTCTTTTGACGGACGGCAAGCCGAATGATTACGATCGGTACGAAGGAAAATATGGAATAGAAGACGTAAAAAAAGCGATCCAAGAATGTGAAAGATCGAATGTGGGAGTTTTTGCACTTGCTATTGATAAAAGTGCGAAACAATACCTTCCCGCAATGCTCGGAAAAGAATCCTATAGGATCTTGCCGAACCCGAAAGAATTGCCGGAAGCCCTAACCGATTTTTTTATCAAACTGGTCCGCTGAACCTGAAACCCGCAAAGTGTATTAGTAATAATTAATGTTTATGGAATGGAGTAAATTGTGAAAAAAATTCCCTTAGGGTTGATCTCTTTAGTATTATGGGGGATCTCCGCTTCTATCTTTTTGTATTTTTTCTTTTCAGGAAATGTATCCGAATCCATAGACGGAAGGGTTGCGATCCACCTGAATCCGCAAGAGAGAAATTTAGTCCTAACAGAGATGAGGGGATTACTTGCTTCCGTGAATGGGATCGTTTCCGCGTTGGCTGAAGATGATTATAAAAAGGCGGAATTGGCTGCTTCTGCCAGTGGAATGGAAATGGTAAAAAAACTGGAAGACGAGGAAAAAACGATCCTTCTGAAATTACCGATCGAATTCAAACAATTAGGATTCGGAACTCATGATCAATTCGATAAGATCGCAGAAGATCTAAGACAAAAGAAAGAACCTAAAATGATCCTGAAAGAATTGGATAAACTCACCCAAAATTGTGTTCGATGCCATGCAACGTATAAAATAGCGCTTTAGATTAATATAAAGATCAACTAAAACCGAAAGAATGTTCTCGATCTTAGTCGATCTTCCGCAAGTTATGATCTTAGTGAACCGCTTTCATGAGCTCTACCAATTGGTCAAGAGCCGCGTTCCATCCCTCGTGGAAACCCATCTCTTCGTGTTTTTTTCTAGTTTCTTCGTCTTTATGACGGGCAAGGACGTGATACTTGGTTCCATTACCATGTTTTTCTAATGTAAGGATCGCGGTAAAAAATCCGCCGCTGGCTGTAGGTTTAAAACCCGGCTCGAAAATATCGGTGAATACAAGCTTTTCGTTTTCAACTATATCCAAAAAACAACCGTTATTCGGGAATTCTTGTCCTTCCGGAGACAACATAGTAGTGCGGAAGATCCCGCCCGGTCTAAGATCGATCTCACAATCTACGGTTTTCCAAGGGGCAGGGGTAAACCATTTCAGGATATGTTCCGGAGTGGTCCATGCTTTCCAAACCAGTTCTCTTGGAACGTCTACGATCCTTTCCAGAACAAGATCTGTTTTTGGGTCCGGTTGGTAATAATTAGTTTTTGCCATTTTCTTTCTCCTTCATTTCAAGTAAGTAACTGTCCAGTTGGTTTAGCCTTCTGTCCCAGAGGGTGCGTTGTCTAACGAACCAATCTTCTCCCGCTTTCATGGTCTCTTGGGTAAGTTTATAAGTCCTTACCCGGCCCACTTTTTCGGAACGAACAAGAGAACAATCTTCCAACACACCCAAATGTTGCATCAAAGAAGGAAGAGCCATTTTGAAGGGTTCCGCCAATTCTCCGACTGTCGCAGGCCCCATGCTCAAACGTTCTAAAATGGACCTTCTTGTAGGGTCCCCCAGAGCATGAAACATATGATCCAGACTGTTGCTATACTTAGGCACTTGCCTAACTATAGCATAGAAATAAACTTAGGTAAATACCTAAGTATGAAAAAAGTAAGAATTTAAGAAAAAAAATTCAGTTTCTGCCCAAGCGGTTTTCAACCATTCGACTCGTAAGTTTACTTCGGATTTTGTTTGAAGGAAAGAACATTTGTTGTAATTTGATTTTCCCCGTTTGAAATTTTTTACCTTGGTGAAATATAATAAATATCTAATGTTTACGATCTTAGGAAATTAAGGAATAAAGGTATCCCAAGTCGAAAAGGAAAACCGGATAATTTTCGAAGATCCCTCGAATGAGGGAGAAGAGTTTTTCAAAAATTTCAATTTGATTTTTAAAATATTATAAATGAGTTGTAATACATCCTACGATTAAATGTAAATATTTTTTGGTGCGAATATTTCCGAAACTAACTACCGGTAATTTTCTTTTTTATAAAAGACTTACGGAAAATCTTAACTCGCCTGTTTTATTTTTGCAAAAAAAAATCCGCTACGGGGCTTCAGCTTTTCTCTTTTTCTTTTTTGGATCCTGCTCGTTTCAATCCATGAATCTCGCCTTCGAAGCAATGCTTGAAGCCCAGATCGCTTGTTTAGTTGCCGGCGATACCTGTGTAGATGCAAGTATCTCTCCTCCGCCTACCGATATAACGGCTCCTACCGTCACGATCACAAATCTTCCTAGTTCCGGAAGGCCTACAGTAGAAACTGGATTTCTAAAAGGAACTTCTTCAGATGATATCTTGGTCTCCGTCGTGCAGATTAGTATCGATGGAGGGACTTATACTGCCGCGACAGGAACGACTAGTTGGAGTTTTGCGTTGCCTACCGGTTCCTCCACCTGGAGACATGGTTCTTTACATTCGATCAATATTAGAAGTGTGGATTCGAGTGCAAATGTTTCCACAGTCTTAAGCCTGAATATTAGGAAAGGATATAATCGAGATCTTAACGGGGACGGTTATGCCGACGTAGTCGTCATGGCTCCTGGAGCTGCTTCCGGAATGGGAGTGGCTTATATTTTTAACGGTGGAGCTTCCGGGGTGGCAGCGACAACCACGAGCGCGGCGGACCATTCTATCACAGGACAAGGAAGAATGGGATACACTTCCGCGATGGGAGATGTAAACGGAGACGGTTTCGGAGATCTGGCGATCGGAGCTTCCGATTATTCAGGTTTACAAGGGATCACTTATATATTTCACGGAAGTACTTCCGGTATTGTTGCGAATACGGCCGCGGGTGCAAACCGGATCTTAACTTATACAGGTTCAAACGAATTCGGTTATGCGATCTCATTAGGGGATGTGAATGGGGATGGATACGATGATCTAGCCAATGGCGCGTATCGTGTTTCCGGATTTTCCGGACTCGCATTTATTTATTATAGTACCGGATCCGGAGGGATCTCCTCCACCGCAGGGAATACTATTTCAGGTCCAGGCGGAAGTAATTTTGCCTGTGGGATCGGCCTTGGAGATATTAATGGAGACGGCTTTTCGGATCTGATCGTCGGAGGAAATGCATACTCGGCTTCCGCCGGAGGAGTTTGGATCTTCCATAGTAGTGGATCTGCGGGAGTTACGGTAAATTCATATACATTAGCAAATACTGTTATAGTTGGAGAGACTACGAGTAATTTTGGGATTCGTATCTATACGGGAGATGTAAACGGAGATGGATATGCGGATCTGGCTGTAGGCGCTCCTCAGTACAGCGGTTTTTTTGGAAGAAGTTATGTATTCAATAGCACCGGAACTACAAGTGGGATTACCGTCGCTGCGGCAACGAGTGCAAATACTATAGTCAGCGGTTTCTCTTTCAGCGCTGTGGGAATGTCGATAGCGATGGGAGATGTAAACGGAGATGGATATGACGACTTTGCTACAGGCGCCACTAGTTATTCCGCTACGCAAGGAAGAGTTTATATAAATTTAAGCGATGGGACCCAGGTTTCAAACGGTTCCGTAAATCTAATTGATGGGCAATCTTCTAATCATGCTTTCGGTAATGCCGTAATGATCTCGGATATAAATGGAGACGGGCTGGGAGATCTATTGGCGGGAGCATATTTCTATCCGGATGGAGTTGCGTTGTCTGGGCGCACTTATATTTTTCATAGTTTCGGTTCCGGGTATCTTGCGACAAGCGCAAGTTCCGCAAATACGATTATCTCGGGGAGCACAGGAAGCGAATTCGGAAGTAATCTGGTGGATGCAAATTTTCCGAAGGACCTATTCCCTAAATTTTTAGGGGTTTGGACCTTCGGAAGTTTAGAAACGTATAGGATCCAAATTTAAGAAAATCGAATATTTAAGCGAGTTTCGGTCTTCTTTTTTCCTTTAAAGCGCTCATCGCTTCCAACAAATTTGCCACAACTTTCGGATCTTCGAAACTACTTTTGGTAAATTCCAATTGGGATTCGAATTTGTCATTGATCTCTTTGTTGATCGCGGCCTTGGTCCTTCTATAAGCGCTGGGAGCGATCGCCATAACTTCATCCAATTTTTTCAGCACAAGTTTGCGCAAATCTTCCTTATTTTCGGCAGTTTCATTGATCAAAGAAATTTCCTTCGCTTCTCCCGCCTTATAAGCGGTTCCTAAAAGACAAACTTCGTTTAGATATTCCGATTTAACGGTGATCTTTAATTTATCAACGAAACTGATCGGAAGAGGAAGTCCAACAAGAACCTCGGTAAATGCGATCCTTGCCTTACCTTCTAACATAAATTTGAAATCGCAAGCAAGAGTCATAACAGCGCCGCCTCCCATCGCATAACCGGTAACTTCTGCAATCAACGGTTTTCCGAAACTCAAAAGTTTACCAAACAGGATCACGATCTGGCCCATCTCTGCGGTGAGTTTTTCTCTGGGGGTATTTAGAATATTCTCCGCATCGATTCCATTGGAAAAAAATTTAGGATTGTCGGAACTCAAAAGGACGGCACGGATATTATCGTCCTTGTCGATCTCGGCCAAGATATTTTCCAATTCTATCATATTCTCTCTTGTCAAAGAATTCTGATCGTTAGTTTGTATTTTGATACATTCGGCTCTGCCGTTTTTTAATTGGATAGGTTCCCGCAAATAGTTCATAAGGCATGATTAGGAACTCCAACATAAGTGATCCACTCGAATTTTATGGTTTAAATCACAAACTAATCATCTAAAGGAAGGCTTTGGCGCCTCCCACCTTTGGCGGGACCGGGCTTTCCGCTTCGGTCCTTGGACTTTTAAATTATACTATATCAAAAAAAAGGAATATATAATAAAAAGTCCAAGTCCCCCGCTGCAATCCCTGGCGCGTTTCTATTTCGGGATATTACCTATAACCTCCGGATGCGCTGATCCTTTCTCCGGTAAGCCAATAAGAATCTTCCGAAGCTAAGAACAATGCGACTTTCGCGATATCTTCAGGTTGCCCCAGCCTTCCCAAAGGAGTTTTGGAAACGATCGCTTTTTCCATCTCGCTGCCTACCATTCCGATTCTATGCGCTCCTTCCGTTTCCACACCTCCCGGTGCGATCGTGTTCACTCGGATCTTTTTGGAACTGAGTTCCAATGCCAATACTTGGGAAACTGTATCCAATGCACCTTTCGTCGAGGCATACACAACGGAATTCGGAACAGGGATCTCGCTCACTATGGAACTGATATTGATCACAGATCCACCTTCCGGAGCGAAATAATTTAGAGATTCCTGTGTAGCAAGGATCGGACCTAGAACGTTGGTATTCATCTGTCTATGAAACTGGTCTTCTGTCACCGCTTCTAACGGTGCAAACTCGAATACACCCGCATTATTCACTAGAATATTCACGGAACCGAACGCCTTCTTCGTTTCTGAAAACAAACGTTTTACGTCGGAAGATTTGGACATATCGCCTTGCACTGCGATCGCTTTGCCTCCGCTTTTTTCTATCTCTGCCACAACCTTATCCGCACCTTCCTTGCTGGAAGAATAGTTTACCACCACGGAAGCGCCTGCGGAACCCAATGTTTTAGCGATACTAGCCCCAATCCCTTTAGAAGCTCCTGTTACCACCGCGACTTTACCTTTCAACTGACTCATAAGATCACTCCTGAATATTCGGATCAAATAATTTTATAGTTAGACAAGCATCGAAGTATTAGTTTATGAAATAATTTGATATTTCGATAATTATGAAAATAATGAAGTTGGAATGTGCGTCGGTCGGTTCGATCTATAGCTGGGAAAGTTTGTCCAAATAAGCCTTGAATACGTCTCTTCTTAGGACGATATTCACGAATTTGCCGTCCTTAGAGGTTTCTATCAGGCCTGCATTTTCTAATTCTTTAATATGGTGGGAAAGTGTAGCGGGACTAATATCTTGGGATTTATTCAGAGTGCTGCAGGCGGTAGGTTTTTCGTTAGCTCCGATACACTGTAAGAGTTGAAATCTCCGCGGCTCAGCAAGGGCCCTGGAAATTTTAGTAAATTCCTTTTCCGAAAGTTTAATGGGCTTTGCGTTCGGCACTCTCTCCATGTTTGATTGTTTAGACTCGGTTGTCTAAACATTCTCTTAAAATCTAAGGTAGGAACCCCTAAGCTTTAGGCATTCGTCCTTTTATCGTATTTTAATTGATATTGAGACTTAATATCTTATTGTGGATAGATCAATGAAACCTTGGATCCTTCTAAAATGAGCCGAAAAAGACTCTATCAAATACATTCTTCTTTAGGTATTTTCAGTTCCGTATTTCTGATTCTGGTAGGACTATCCGGTTCCTTTTTGATTTTCGCAAGGGAGATTGATCAATTATTGGATCCGGCGGAGTTCAAGATCGAATCTCTCGGGACTAGAAGATCGATAGATTCTCTTAAGGCTGAACTGAGAAAACAGATCCCTTCTCATATACTGGCAGGTTGGTTGATCCCGGAAAATCCCGACCAGCCGGATCAGGTTTGGGTGCATTTTTCGGATTCCGAAACTAAGGAGGAGTCCGTCATTCTATTGGACCCTTATAGGGGAGAAGTAAAAGGAAAGCTGAAGGAAGATCGTTCCGATTCGTTTTACGGCTGGATGTTGAATCTTCATTATACCTTACTTTTGGGAAATACCGGTTACGTGATGATCGGTTTTTTGGGACTTATCTTTTTTTTCCAAGGGATCAGCGGTATCATTTTATACCGAAATATTTGGGCAAATCTTTTCAGGTTAAGGACATTGGAATCCATTCGTACGTTTTTTTCGGACCTTCATAAGTTAACGGGAGTTTTCACTTTGGTCTTTCATCTAATGTTGGGTTTTACGGGGGCTTGGTGGAGTTTAAGTACGACCGTCAATACTTTGATCGATGGATTTCCTTCCCAACAGTTGGGAAAATTTATGGATGATTCGATTTCGATCGATTCCATGATAGAAGGAGCCGAATCCAAGATCTCAGGATTCAAACTTGGATTTATCTCTTTTCCTCACCACAAAGAAGGAGACCCGGTCGTGTTGTATGGAACGGAGAACGAAGATCATCCTCTTCGGAGCAGATTCGGTTCTTATTTGGTTTTCGATTCTCGTTCTTCCCAATTGTTGAAAGTTTGGGAGCTTCGAAAAGAAAATTTTATACATTCTATCTTGGATTCTTTTCGCCCCTTACATTTTGGGACCTTTGGAGGGTTATTTACGAAAATACTATGGGTGATCTTAGGATTGGCTCCGGGGATATTATCTCTTACCGGGATCGGGATATTGATCTCAAAAGAAAGAATGAAATCTTCTCGAAAAAAAGAAAAGGTTATTCGTTGAAATTTTTCGAGTATTTAGGGCTGGTATCAAGAAACGCCGGAGATCCCGGCGTATAATTTAAAGAATAAAAGAAATCTTATATATCTTTATTCCCAACACTGACCTTCCACGTAACATTTATATATGGAACCGATACCGGATGCCGTTGCGGCTTCCTGGCAGGCCCCCTTTGCCGTTGTGGAAGTAAATCCGTAATACTGCATTGCAGGGACTAAATATTCACGTTCTCCGATATAGGAATATGCGTAAGGGATCGGGTCGTTGATGCCGTCTACACCTTCATAAATACAAGCGCTTATTTTATTCGGTACCACACAAGGACCGTCGATTAGGTCTATCTTAAGGTCCAGATCGATCCCTGTTTTCATTTCCGCGATAAAATCGTCCAGGCCTTCTTCCCATTCCGCTTTTTTTTCCAAATATGCGGTGGAATATTCTCTACAGAAAAATATCTCTCCGTTCGGTCTTGTGAACCTATGGCTATACGCAATCGTAAGTCCCAGGTTTTCCCCTTCGCTTCCGGAATTTTTTTTGGAAAGGAGCACCTGTAGGATCCCGTTCGTATCCAATTTTTCTTCTCCCTCAAGTTCTTTACAAAAATTTAAAGTGTGAATCGTTAGAACGATCAGCACCAATTTTATTATCCTTTTCATTTTGAATCTCCTGGATTTGATCCTTATATTTTATAGTTTATAATGAATCCGTAGGTTCTAGGCGCTCCCGGAACTGCCTGGAAGGTTCCGTCTAAGTAGGAAGTGAAATAATACTTATCATATACGTTATTACAGTATATATAGGCTGAGACGGTCTCTCCTTCATAACCCGCTTTCAGATTGGTTACCGCGTAAGGGCTGCTATAAATGGTATTATCCGCAGCAAAGAACATTTTTCCGACGGCTTGGAATTCCCAACGAAAGAATAGGCCCCAATTGGAACGGAATTGTAAGTAACTTACGATATCGTATTTGGGTATGAAATGGACTTGTTTTCCGTCGAAGTCCTTGTCCAAGATACGATCATAAAATTTATTGAATATACCTTCGGTGTAACCTGCGGAGAATCCTAGCCGAAGGGGTTTCCAGGGTTTTGCATAAGCTTCTATTTCCGCACCTCTAATGGTGACTCTTTCCGCGTTTAAGTTCACGGATTGTGCGATGGAAATTGCTCTTACTACTTGAAAATCCTGCGTTTCCGTATAAAAATGAGTGAAATTCAAACCTAAGGTACGTTTGAAATATTCGGATTTTATTCCCGCTTCTATCGTATCATTAATTTCAGGTTTAAAATCCGCTTGAGAAGATTGGTTTACTACAGTACTGTAACCTGCATTTTTATATCCCCTGCTCAATCCGATAAAGATCATAAAAGAATCGTTAGGTTTATAATCGAATATTAATCTTGATACGTTGTATTGGTAGGAATCGTCCCTTCTATATTCCGGAGAAAGAATACGTATATCTCCGTACGGATTATTCGGTAAAAATCCGGTTGCATCCTGGCTATGATCCAATTTTATCTTTTGGGTCTCTATTCTGGATCCTAAGGTGATCGTAAACTTTTCCAAGAATGTATAACTATTATGAGTGAACAGACTGATAGTTTGATCTTCTATTCTGGCATGATGTGTTTGTCTTGTAGGCGCATACAACCCGGAGAACGTCCGATAAGTATATGTGTTTTTCAGATATTCCCTTGTATTGGTACTATCAGAGATCCTATGGTAAAAGAAAGTGCCTAACTTGAACTGAAGAGGGTCCTTTTTATCCGTAGATTCAATAGTAGCTTCGTGGGTCTGAGTAGTCGTATGTTCCACATATTCGCCCTTACTTTGTGCGTTCTTAGTGAAATCGGAATCGACCGTCAAAGGGTCTATGGCCATTTTTCTCAAACTGGAAACGGTCCTAAATACTGCCGAAGGTAGTTTGTAGCTGATATTACTGGAGTACGTATTTCCTGTAACGTTGGATGTTCCTTCATAGTCCCAATAAACCTTTCGGGCTCCATTGCTTCTATTTATGAAAATTCTAATATTCTCGTCGCAGTTTTCCGGACTTACGGCACATCCTTTATAAACACTTTTTAATCTTTCCGATTTGGATCCCAGATAATTGACTATGTTCAAAGAACCGTCGTTAAAACTTTCCGCACTGGCTTGCAGATCGATTTCCAAGTTCTCGTTCGGAGTCCAGAAAATCCTGAATCTTCCCGCTTTTCCGCTCCTGCCGTCCGGATGTGTCGCATAAAATTCTATAGGAATATCGGAGAGGAGGTTATTCGGGTAATTGAATCCCGTAATATTATTCAGATATCCGTCCCTTTCGGTGGATTTACCTGACACTCCTATATAAAGTTTATCTTTGACGATCGGAGTATTGTAAAAGAAGGAAAATTCTCTTTTATTATAATTTCCTAAATCAGCTGTAAATCTGCCTTGAGGAAGATTATTGGGCTTTTTGGTTTTAATTTCCACCACGCCGCCTTGGAAATTTTTGCCGAAGACAGTGGCTTGCGAACCTCTGTGGACCTCTATACTGTCCAAACCGAAAAGTTCCGTATTCAAAGCTACGTTATCCGCTAGCGGAACGCCATCCACGATCATACCGACGGCAGGTTCGCTGAAGGCGATACTTCTCATTCCTCTAATATTAAAATAAGTGAAATTTCTGGATCCTGAATCTATGATCGCAAAATTCGGTACCTGCTTGTCTATATCGTTGGTCCTTGAGATCCCAGTGTCCTGGATATCCTGATCATTGAATCTGGAGATACTCCCGGGAGTTTTGAAAATTTCCCGGTCCCTTTGGTCTCTCTTCCCCTGCACGACAATTCCTCCTTCGGAGGTGATAGGCCTTTTAACGAGAGGTTCTTCTTTCGAGTTTTTAGGTACTACGTTCTTAGGTTCTTGGGCGAATAAAACGGTCCCGGTAAAAAAAAGGATTCTTACGCAAAATCGGGAAAGAAAGGGGAGAAGGTTCCGAACTCTGCTCTTTTTTGGGGACTTAGACCTTTGTCTACGCATGAAAGCCAATAAAAGGAAGAGTGTAGAACTGGTAAAGGACTAAATTGATTCTAGGACTCAAAATCATATATGGATCAGTCTGAAAACTGTCAAATTAAGTAGAAAAAGAGAATAAATGGGGGAAAATAAGCGAATTATAATAAATTTACTTAGAAAGATGGAGAGAAATGGGAGCCGATTTTTTGTAGGCACTTCTACAAAAATCGCCCTTGAAAGAACAGGGTCGGGAAAGTAAAAGTCTTCTTCCTATTACTGGATACAGAAGAACTTCCATTTCCAGAACTGATAGAGTTGAGGGCTAATTTTTTACGGTGCCGAAAGGCACCTGTCGGTTTATCACGTTTTTTCATCCGAGTGTTGCCTCGGATCCATGAAGATTAATTTTGTTTTTTCGATTTTCCCATCCAGCGTAAGGGGCCGCTACCGTATCGTCCCAATTTGTCTTGTGGGTTGGCTAATTTACAAGTAAAAAGGGAAAGGCAACCGCATCCTATACAAACAGAAAGACCGTTCTTTAATCTATGCAATTCCGCGATCTTTTCTTCGATACGTAAACTCCAGGTTCGGGAAAGTTTGGACCAGTCCTGTCCGTTTGGAGTATGATCTTCGGGAAGTTTTGCGATTTCTGCGGCGATCTCCTCTAAGGAAAGTCCTACTCTTTGGGCAAATACGATGAATGCGATCCTTCTCAAAACATGTCTAGGATATTGTCTGTGACCGGAACCTGCTCTCACGGAACGGATCAGTCCTCTTTCTTCGTAAAAACGTAAAGCGGAGGAGGCGACCCCGCTTCTTTTGGATACCTGTCCGATACTTAAATACTCGTCCTTATCCACTACATTCTCCTGAATTTAAACTTAAAGTGAACTTTAGTATTAGATTTTATTCAAACGAAGTCTAAACACAAACATTTTCAGTTTTTTTTCGAAAAAATGAGAAAAAAACAGATCTTGGGTATTTACTTAAAGTTCACTTTAACTTGTAGAATATAATTACCAAAAAGAAGAAGGGTATCCTATAATGTTATTAGAAAAGATCAATACCGGTACGAACTTACGATTAGGAATTATATTAGGCAGTACTAGAAAGGGGAGATTTGGAGAGACAGTCGCAAAATGGTTTGAAGAGATTGCAAGACAAGATAACCGATTTGAGACGGATCTAATCGATCTTTCCGAATTTTCTCTTCCTTGGGACATGTCAAAGGATATGGATTCGGATCTTTCCTTATTTTCGGATAAAATAGCGGAAACCGATACTTTTGTAGTAATTACACCGGAGTATAATCACGGATATCCTGCTTATTTAAAGTTGGCAATTGATTCGCTTCATGAGGAATGGAGTGCAAAACCTCTTGGATTCGTTTCCTACGGGGGAAGTTCGGGCGGTTTGAGAGCGGTGGAGCAGCTTCGCAATGTATTTGCCGAGTTGAGAATGACCACCATTCGGGACTGCGTCAGTTTTCATTGGGCTCATGCCAGGTTCCATAACGGAAGACCTACTGAGGAATTTCGTTACGCTTCTTCGGCGGAGAAATTATTGAATGAATTGTACTGGTGGGGAAACGTTTTAAAACAAGCTAGAATGAATTTCCCCGGGTCCGTTCTGAGATCATGATCTTAAGGAATAAATATGAAATTTACGTTTAGTAAATACCAAATCTTCGTAGTCGCATTATTGGCATTTATCCAATTTACCGTAGTTCTTGATTTTATGATCTTATCTCCATTAGGAGTTCAGGTCATGGAACAACTGAAAATTTCCACGTCCAAGTTCGGCCTAGTGGTTTCCGCTTATGCATTTAGCGCGGGGATTTCCGGGATATTGGCGGCGGGTTTTGCGGACAGATTCGATCGTAAGAAGATGCTTCTATTTTTTTACGGAGGTTTTGTTTTAGGGACCGTTCTTTGCGGAATTGCGCCGAATTATGAATTTTTACTTTTTGCAAGAATAGTAACGGGACTT is from Leptospira sp. WS58.C1 and encodes:
- a CDS encoding NADPH-dependent FMN reductase, yielding MLLEKINTGTNLRLGIILGSTRKGRFGETVAKWFEEIARQDNRFETDLIDLSEFSLPWDMSKDMDSDLSLFSDKIAETDTFVVITPEYNHGYPAYLKLAIDSLHEEWSAKPLGFVSYGGSSGGLRAVEQLRNVFAELRMTTIRDCVSFHWAHARFHNGRPTEEFRYASSAEKLLNELYWWGNVLKQARMNFPGSVLRS
- a CDS encoding PepSY-associated TM helix domain-containing protein; this encodes MSRKRLYQIHSSLGIFSSVFLILVGLSGSFLIFAREIDQLLDPAEFKIESLGTRRSIDSLKAELRKQIPSHILAGWLIPENPDQPDQVWVHFSDSETKEESVILLDPYRGEVKGKLKEDRSDSFYGWMLNLHYTLLLGNTGYVMIGFLGLIFFFQGISGIILYRNIWANLFRLRTLESIRTFFSDLHKLTGVFTLVFHLMLGFTGAWWSLSTTVNTLIDGFPSQQLGKFMDDSISIDSMIEGAESKISGFKLGFISFPHHKEGDPVVLYGTENEDHPLRSRFGSYLVFDSRSSQLLKVWELRKENFIHSILDSFRPLHFGTFGGLFTKILWVILGLAPGILSLTGIGILISKERMKSSRKKEKVIR
- a CDS encoding TonB-dependent receptor, translated to MRRQRSKSPKKSRVRNLLPFLSRFCVRILFFTGTVLFAQEPKNVVPKNSKEEPLVKRPITSEGGIVVQGKRDQRDREIFKTPGSISRFNDQDIQDTGISRTNDIDKQVPNFAIIDSGSRNFTYFNIRGMRSIAFSEPAVGMIVDGVPLADNVALNTELFGLDSIEVHRGSQATVFGKNFQGGVVEIKTKKPNNLPQGRFTADLGNYNKREFSFFYNTPIVKDKLYIGVSGKSTERDGYLNNITGFNYPNNLLSDIPIEFYATHPDGRSGKAGRFRIFWTPNENLEIDLQASAESFNDGSLNIVNYLGSKSERLKSVYKGCAVSPENCDENIRIFINRSNGARKVYWDYEGTSNVTGNTYSSNISYKLPSAVFRTVSSLRKMAIDPLTVDSDFTKNAQSKGEYVEHTTTQTHEATIESTDKKDPLQFKLGTFFYHRISDSTNTREYLKNTYTYRTFSGLYAPTRQTHHARIEDQTISLFTHNSYTFLEKFTITLGSRIETQKIKLDHSQDATGFLPNNPYGDIRILSPEYRRDDSYQYNVSRLIFDYKPNDSFMIFIGLSRGYKNAGYSTVVNQSSQADFKPEINDTIEAGIKSEYFKRTLGLNFTHFYTETQDFQVVRAISIAQSVNLNAERVTIRGAEIEAYAKPWKPLRLGFSAGYTEGIFNKFYDRILDKDFDGKQVHFIPKYDIVSYLQFRSNWGLFFRWEFQAVGKMFFAADNTIYSSPYAVTNLKAGYEGETVSAYIYCNNVYDKYYFTSYLDGTFQAVPGAPRTYGFIINYKI
- a CDS encoding LIC_11695 family lipoprotein; translated protein: MKRIIKLVLIVLTIHTLNFCKELEGEEKLDTNGILQVLLSKKNSGSEGENLGLTIAYSHRFTRPNGEIFFCREYSTAYLEKKAEWEEGLDDFIAEMKTGIDLDLKIDLIDGPCVVPNKISACIYEGVDGINDPIPYAYSYIGEREYLVPAMQYYGFTSTTAKGACQEAATASGIGSIYKCYVEGQCWE
- the soxR gene encoding redox-sensitive transcriptional activator SoxR, giving the protein MDKDEYLSIGQVSKRSGVASSALRFYEERGLIRSVRAGSGHRQYPRHVLRRIAFIVFAQRVGLSLEEIAAEIAKLPEDHTPNGQDWSKLSRTWSLRIEEKIAELHRLKNGLSVCIGCGCLSLFTCKLANPQDKLGRYGSGPLRWMGKSKKQN